The following proteins are encoded in a genomic region of Arachis ipaensis cultivar K30076 chromosome B02, Araip1.1, whole genome shotgun sequence:
- the LOC107627964 gene encoding uncharacterized protein LOC107627964, producing the protein MASEESFLVLVHYRGSIKRKTQFGVKFTDKDPLCIIVTPTTTYDALVSSVLEKLGLEGVKRVKKFFYQIPTAVLHDTVKFDCSTIGSDEDLHVMFLCRRQFPEVRTPELLAKLVDVVSSSGGSNRNANTIAAVAGSSSRPAVASSSAPVYEPPMQPVASPSFAVDLSGNVGDAVRYREHIPTEVHCPTPAGVGDGLFDDPDDDDVEPDMIADESGDDVGTTVPRRATGGSSSGTQQYPPHFSSLDLDAMRQDENALQPSGFGARDTEGSAGMNEFQVGQQFQDKDEALLSVKTYSIRRGVQYKVVESDYRRYVGKCSEFGNGCTWLIRLSLRQRKGIWEVKRYNGPHTCLASSISSDHRSLDYHVIYTFIMPMVRADAAVNIKVLQNATAAHFGFKPTYKRVWMAKQKAVAVIYGDWDESYNELPRWVLGVQLTMPGTVAVLRTCPVRVGGQVDESQVYFHRLFWTFPPCIQAFRHCKPLVSIDGTHLYGKYGGTLLVAIAQDGNSNILPVAFALVEGENAESWSFFLSHLREHVTPHPGLLVISDRHNGIKAALEAPDGGWLPPAAYRAFCIRHVASNFALMFKGKDARRLLVNAAYAKTEVEFDYWFDILRSENPAMCDWANRIEYSLWTQYCDEGRRFGPMTTNISECVNSILKGVRNLPVCSLVKATYGRLAELFVRKGREAEAQMCTGQQFSQYLVKCIEANLKTARCFTVTVYDRDNSEYTVAETTLTGSFSLGTYRVSLGSKTCDCGYFQALHFPCPHALACCAYSRLTWQPYVHEVYRLISVFGVYQIGFTPPIPEGFWPPYAGPTVIPDPNMRRAREGRPRSTRIRTNMDEADPNRPKRCGLCRQPGHTRRRCPQAAGPSGTAGNQ; encoded by the coding sequence atggctagtgaggagagtttcctAGTGCTGGTACATTACAGAGGGtcgattaagagaaaaactcAGTTCGGcgtgaagttcactgataaggatcccCTATGTATTATCGTGACGCCAACAACCACCTACGATGCTCTTGTTAGCTCTGTGCTGGAGAAGCTTGGTCTCGAAGGAGTTAAAAGGGTCAAGAAGTTTTTTTACCAGATTCCAACAGCGGTGCTCCATGACACCGTGAAGTTTGATTGTTCCACAATCGGTAGTGACGAGGACTTGCATGTTATGTTTCTTTGTCGTAGGCAGTTTCCCGAGGTAAGGACACCAGAgttgttggcaaagttggttgatgtggtatctagCTCGGGTGGTTCGAACCGGAATGCCAATACTATAGCCGCGGTTGCCGGCTCGAGCTCGAGACCTGCTGTTGCTTCATCCTCTGCTCCTGTGTATGAGCCACCGATGCAGCCTGTTGCGTCTCCTTCGTTTGCCGTTGATCTGAGCGGCAATGTTGGAGACGCGGTTCGGTATAGGGAACATATTCCCACCGAGGTACATTGTCCCACACCGGCTGGTGTTGGTGATGGTTTGTTTGATGATCCAGATGACGATGACGTGGAGCCGGATATGATCGCTGATGAAAGCGGCGATGATGTTGGAACTACTGTTCCGAGAAGGGCTACAGGTGGAtctagttctggcacacagcagtatccacccCATTTTTCCTCGTTGGACCTGGATGCCATGCGGCAGGACGAAAATGCTCTGCAGCCCTCAGGATTTGGCGCTAGAGATACCGAGGGGTCTGCCGGTATGAACGAGTTCCAGGTTGGCCaacaatttcaggataaagatgaggcgcTGTTGAGTGTGAAGACGTACAGTATCCGCCGAGGGGTCCAGTACAAGGTCGTTGAGTCTGACTATCGCAGGTATGTGggaaagtgttctgagtttgggaatgggtgcacatggctGATTCGGTTGAGTCTCCGACAGCGGAAGGGTATCTGGGAAGTGAAGCGATACAACGGACCGCATACATGTCTCGCCAGCTCCATCTCCAGCGACCATAGGAGTCTGGACTACCATGTGATATACACCTTCATTATGCCgatggttagggctgatgcagCTGTGAACATCAAGGTGCTTCAAAATGCCACGGCCGCACACTTTGGGTTCAAGCCAACGTACAAGAGGGtatggatggcgaagcagaaggccgtTGCCGTCATATATGGGGACTGGGACGAGTCGTACAATGAGCTCCCTAGGTGGGTTTTAGGAGTTCAGCTGACGATGCCTGGCACTGTAGCCGTCCTCAGGACTTGCCCTGTTCGAGTTGGGGGACAGGTTGACGAGTCTCAGGTTTATTTTCATAGGCTGTTCTGGACTTTCCCCCCTTGTATCcaggcattccgtcattgcaagcctTTGGTGAGTATTGATGGCACCCATCTATATGGGAAGTATGGGGGAACATTGCTAGTCGCCATTGCACAGGACGGAAACTCGAACATCCTCCCCGTGGCATTTGCACTAGttgagggtgagaatgctgagtcaTGGTCTTTCTTTCTTTCCCACCTCCGTGAGCACGTGACACCTCACCCGGGTCTGTTAGTTATTTCAGataggcataacggcatcaaggcagCCCTCGAGGCTCCGGATGGGGGATGGCTACCCCCGGCTGCGTACCGGGCGTTCTGCATTCGACACGTTGCATCGAATTTTGCCTTGATGTTCAAGGGAAAAGATGCCCGGAGGCTTCTTGTTAACGCCGCATATGCCAAGACCGAAGTGGAGTTCGACTACTGGTTTGACATTCTGCGCTCTGAGAATCCGGCAATGTGTGACTGGGCGAACCGAATCGAGTATTCGTTGTGGACACAGTACTGTGATGAGGGTCGGAGATTCGGGCCCATGACGACCAATATTTCGGAATGTGTCAACTCAATCCTGAAGGGGGTAAGAAACCTCCCTGTTTGCTCGCTGGTGAAGGCCACATACGGAAGGCTAGCTGAGCTATTTGTCCGTAAGGGTAGGGAGGCCGAGGCTCAGATGTGTACTggacaacaattcagtcaatACCTAGTAAAGTGTATCGAGGCCAACCTGAAGACAgccaggtgcttcacggtgactgtTTACGACAGGGATAACTCGGAATACACCGTTGCTGAGACGACTCTGACAGGTTCATTCTCTCTTGGTACGTACAGGGTCTCATTAGGGTCTAAGACTTGTGATTGTGGATACTTCCAAGCACTTCATTTTCCCTGTCCGCACGCACTGGCATGCTGTGCTTATTCACGACTTACATGGCAGCCTTACGTCCACGAGGTCTATCGCCTTATTTCCGTTTTCGGTGTCTATCAGATAGGATTTACACCTCCCATTCCAGAGGGTTTCTGGCCACCTTATGCCGGGCCTACCGTTATACCGGATCCGAATATGAGGCGTGCGAGGGAGGGTCGTCCTAGATCCACAAGAATTCGCACCAACATGGATGAAGCAGATCCGAACCGGCCAAAGAGATGTGGCCTCTGCAGGCAGCCAGGTCACACCAGGCGTCGTTGTCCACAAGCCGCAGGCCCCAGCGGGACTGCTGGAAATCAATAG